In Acidobacteriota bacterium, the following proteins share a genomic window:
- a CDS encoding IMS domain-containing protein, with translation MSFSIPLTSGAAMLRSAPMSIRCLTAMAMTLLVILLAGCADEAQRNEDVRPEVETLINAYLPALGQFYETGDTSLVEGLAAEKEVFTVEQRIRKLAEAGRRVRATPKQVSIERIDVYQYSNAYVTTFELWDLEVIAIGSERQISQVIDQPNQVRYQLKRSDGRWKILFRELVKTEE, from the coding sequence ATGAGCTTCTCGATCCCGCTGACCTCCGGAGCCGCGATGCTAAGATCCGCGCCGATGTCGATCCGCTGCCTCACCGCCATGGCGATGACCCTGTTGGTCATTCTCCTCGCCGGTTGTGCCGACGAGGCGCAGCGCAACGAGGACGTTCGGCCTGAGGTGGAGACCCTGATCAACGCCTATCTTCCGGCCCTCGGACAGTTCTACGAGACCGGAGACACCAGCCTGGTCGAGGGCCTGGCGGCGGAGAAGGAGGTGTTCACCGTCGAGCAGCGCATCCGCAAGCTGGCCGAGGCCGGGCGGCGGGTGAGGGCGACGCCGAAGCAGGTGAGCATCGAGCGAATCGACGTCTATCAGTACTCCAACGCTTACGTGACCACCTTCGAGCTGTGGGATCTCGAGGTGATCGCCATCGGCTCCGAACGCCAGATCTCGCAGGTGATCGACCAGCCGAACCAGGTGCGCTACCAGCTCAAGCGTAGCGACGGGCGCTGGAAGATCCTATTCCGCGAGCTGGTCAAGACGGAAGAGTAG